Below is a genomic region from Flammeovirgaceae bacterium SG7u.111.
GACACATTGTGTTTGTAAAAAGGCACTTTCCTGCTAGTAGGAAAGTGCCTTTTTGGATTTTAATGTTTTAATTCTGTTCTTTTTACCTTGTAAATAGGATACCCTGGTTTTATATACACTGTATCACCCGCAAGCGCAGTAGTAAGAACGACCTGTCCTTTTTTGAGCTTTTCTTTCATGGCACTTTCCGAAGGAATGAACTCCTCTTCTCCGTCTGCCAAGGTATAGAACATGAATTTGTTGTCTTCTGACATAATTTGGTAAGTATTCTCTCGGAGGAATGAGAATATAGTCCTATTGGAAGGTATGATCAGAAAACAGCCTTTAGAAATCAGCGCATCGTACATTTTATCTCGATTGTCCTCATAGGTCACAAAGCTTTTTTCGAGCAAAGGGCTTTCTATCACCAGTTGTTCATGTTGGGAAATGAGGCGCGGAACAAAATTAGGTTTCCTCAATTCCAGTACATACTGGCTTATTTCGTAGCGAAATATTTCCAATTCGCTACGTTCTTTTTCTGTTAGGTGTTTTTCAAAGTCTTCATTCTCCTCTCCAGTGCTGTCAAAACCGTCGAAACCTATGAATGTGTGAGGAAGGATGGAGCGAGACCATTCGTACAAATCCCTGACTGCAATCACATCAGTTTCGGCTTTCAAGGCCTTTGCAAGACCTTCGTAATAATAGGCTTTTAATAGTACTAATTTGCCATAATGCCTTGCTCTTTCCCCGCCGCCGTTATAAGCTGAAACACCCTTTTTCTTCTTTCCAAGGTTGTTGTACCCCTTCTCTTTTACCAAAAAATGATAGATGAATTCTAGCATTTTTCGCTGGTTATAAAAGTGTTGCTCTCCTTTTTTATCAAAATAAATGAGCTGTTTGAAGATGTCTTTATTTCGGGAAAGGGTAGTAATGTATTTGGCCGAAGGGCGATACAACTGACACATACCTGTACTCTGGCCTCCATCGCCCAAAATATCCCTCATATAGGTTTCGTGGGATAGTAGTGCAAGGATCAAAAATTGGGGAGGGCATTGTTCTTTTCCATACAGCTCGTTCATCTTATGATGAACGAGCATCGACTCATAGAAAAGACTGAGCGAAGGTATCCAATTCAGTCTTTTGTAAGCGCCTTTGAATGGAGAGTGCTCAATGAGGTGGTACTCATTTTTGTTCTGGGTCAGGTTGAGCATAGAGTAGGGGAGTCGCTGGTCTTCTGTTACCTCTCGGAATTCTTCCGATTCGTTTTCCCAAAAGAGAATTTCTTGGATTATCTCTTCTTGCTCGTGATCTAGGAATTTCCCAAAGTTCCGGATTTGCGAAGCTTTAATAACAGCTTCGCCATACGTAATACGGGCACTATTTTTTGGAGATGATGCACATAACCCATAGGCTACAAGCAATGCTGGTAGAAGTAAATATAGTTTCATTGTGAATCTTCTGATAGTAATATTAGCTCAACTGTGGCACTATTAGCACCAAAGCGTTAGTATCTTTCACGTAGATATTTACCTCAACATTTAAGGAAATGGCTTAAGGAATGTTTCCTATTTACCAGATAGCCAAGGTTTTTGATACCTAATATTACAAAAAAAACTCAAGAGCTCATTCTTCAGATCACAATAATTAAGCATTATTTACAATGCTTATCGATATATTCTTGTGCATTTTCTTCTCCCAAGCTCAACGCCTTTTTGAGATCTGCGCATCCTCCACTTTGTTTTGTGAGAATTTTTAGCATCCCACGGTACAAATAGGTCTTTTCGTGGTTTTTGTCGTGAGTAAGGGCTAGATCGTAGCTTTTTAATGCATCTTTTACAAGTCCTTGTTTTATCTGCGCCCTTCCTTTCAAAGAATGTGCATCTGCATTATTAGGGTGTATTTTTAGTACTCTGTTCATATCCAGTACTACTTGGCTGTATTGTTCGAGCTTGAAGTGAACTATGCCTAAGCTAAAAACAAAGGTCATGTCCCTAGGCTCTATATCGGAGGCCATTTTGTAGTCTTCAACTGCCAGTTCCAGTTTATCAGTTTCTTCATATGCCCTACCTCTGTTATAGAGCGATTTGATGTGTTTGGGATGGGTAGAAAGGTAGCTTGAGTACGAAGATATAGCATTTTCGTAGTCATTTGCAGCAAAAAATTCATTGCCTTTTTCGTATTGGTTCTTTTCACAAGAGAAGAACGATACTGCTAGGAGAATAAAGAGGATTCTGTTGATCATAAATTGTTAGTTGTTTCTTTTTTCAAATGACACGTGTTTCACCTTATGCCTGCTTTAAGCAGAGTTTATGTTGTTTTTTGCCTAGAACTGCTTAGACAAAAAATAACCGTTTGATCTAAAGAGAATCAAACGGTTATTAACGCAAAGTTATTGGATTTTTTTCTTTGACCTTCTGTAGAAAGGAAAAGTTTTAGTTTTTTAACTATTCGGCACTTTCATCTACCAAATAGACATCTTCCCCTCTTCTTTTGAACAAATACTTTTCACGGGCAAATTTTTCCAACTGTTCAGGATCGCTGTTAAGCTCTTTCATGTTCTTCTTTATCTCCGTGATCTCCCTTTTGTAGAAGTTTTCCTGCTTTTGCAAGTCTTCAAACTTTTGATTGAGCTCGTATTGGTTCAAAATGTTGTTGCTATCAAAAAATAGCATCCAAACTACAAACGCCAAGCCTGTGAGCAAATACAGGTTTCTCGACTTGGTCAATATATTTTTGATAAACTCTTTGTTCATGATTTGTTTGTTTTTAAGTACAAAACAATGGAGGTTGCCTTCCTAACAATTTAGCAAAAACTTAGGGTTAAAGCAACCTAATTACAATTATAAAGGTTACTTGTGGGAATATGTTATAAAGGCAAACAAATTTTTGCCTAGTTTCGCACCTGATTTCAATAGCTATGGGTAAAACAATGATACTAGGGGCTACCCCAAACCCCGCGAGGTATGCGTACACTGCCGCAGAAATGCTGACACAAAAAGGACATAAAATAGTACCAGTCGGCATTAAAAAAGGAGAAGTGTTTGGAGAGAAGATCAGTACTGACCAAGAGCAAAAGCATGAAGATATTGATACCATTACTCTTTATGTAGGACCTCAGAACCAAGCGGGGTGGTATGATTTTATTTTAAAGCAAAAACCTAAGCGGTTGATATTCAATCCAGGAACAGAAAATCCTGAATTGATGGAAATGGCAAAAAAAGCAGGTGTTTCCATAGAAATTGCTTGTACTTTGGTAATGCTTTCAGTGGGAGTTTATTAGCTTAGCAATATTTATTTTTTTAGAAATTAGATAGTTATAAAATGTCTATTGCAGATACAAAATTTGATTTCCCCAACAGTACGGGCTTTTACAAAGGCAAAGTACGTGATGTTTATTACTTTGACGATAAAATAGCCATGATCACTTCTGATCGTATTTCGGCGTTTGATGTCATTTTGCCTCGTCCTATTCCCTACAAAGGGCAAGTGCTGAACCAGATAGCGGCGATGTTCTTGAAACTAACCGAAGATATCATCCCCAACTGGGTAGAAACTGTGCCTCATCCAAGCGTGACTATTGGCAAAAGGTGTGAGCCTTTTAAGGTAGAAATGGTGATAAGGGGGTATTTGGCAGGCCATGCGTGGAGAGAGTACCGTGACGGCAAGCGTATGCTTTGTGGAGTGCCTTTGCCCGAAGGCTTAAAAGAAAACGATAAATTACCTCAGCCTATCATCACGCCGGCCACCAAGGCAGAAGAGGGACATGATGAGGATATTTCGAGAGAGGAAATCATAAAGCAGGGCATTGTAAGCGAAGAAGATTACAAGGTGCTGGAAGATGCTACCTATAAGGTTTTTGCCAGAGGCACAGAAAAAGCGGCAGAAATGGGGCTTATCTTGGTAGATACTAAGTATGAATTTGGCAAATACGATGGCCAAATTTATTTGATCGATGAAATTCACACGCCAGACTCTTCAAGGTATTTTTATGCCGAGGGCTATGAGGAAAGGCAAAAGAACGATGAACCACAAAAGCAGCTTTCAAAAGAATTTATAAGAAGGTGGCTAATAGAAAATGGATTCCAGGGCAAAGAGGGGCAGGTACTCCCAGAAATGACGGATGAAATAGTGGCGATGGTTTCTGAAAGATACATGGAGCTTTTTAAAAGCATTACTGGGCAGGAGTTCCAAAAGGCAGAAAATAATTCGTCAGAGGCAATAAAGGCAAGTATAGAGGGGGTTTTTGGAGCATAGGCTCTTCGTGCAGAGCAGGTTGGGTTGCAAGGTTTTTTTGGATTTTGCTTACCTAATCGGCTGTAGGCTCATAAATAGGTTATTAATATTATTGTTCTATTACATAGATATTTATATTTGAAAAAATAAAAAAATTCGAATCATGAAATACTCGATTGAAAAGTCTGAAAAATACACAAAATTCATTTTAGATGAGGAAAAACTCGATACGCTAAAAGCTCCTCGCTTGAAGTCGGAGTTGGTTACTTTGTACCAAGCAGGTACCACCAACATGATCCTCAGCTTAGCGAATGTGAAATATGTGGATTCTTCAGGTCTAAGTGCAATTTTGGTGGCAAATAGGATGTCAAATGAGGTAGGAGGTTTTTTAGTGTTGGTAGGAGTAAGCGATCATGTGATGAAGTTGGTGAAGATATCTAAGCTAGATAACGTTTTGAACATCTTGCCTACTGAAGAAGAAGCGGTAGATGCCATTTTCCTCAACGAAATCCAGAAAGACCTGGAGAATGAAGACGAAGACTAGCCATTGCTAGTTCCTAAACTATAATTTAGGCGGCAGTTTTTCGCAAAGAAATGCTGCCGCCTTTTTATCTCTAATTTTAAATTTTCCCGAGAGGAAAAACCGCTAGATTAGTCACATTACGAATCAAACACTGAGAATTTGCCTTTTGAATTACGCATATTAGGATCTTGTTCGGCTACTCCTGCTTGGGGCAGGCACCTTAGTTCCCAGATTTTGGAGGCGGGCAACCAGTTATTTCTGATCGACTGTGGCGAGGGTACGCAATTCCAACTCCTCAATTATAAAGTCAAGTTGCGCAGGATAGCCCATGTATTTATAAGTCACCTCCATGGCGACCATTATCTTGGGCTTACCGGGCTGCTGTCCACCATGTCGCTACAGGGAAGGAAAGACGATCTCCATATTCATGCGCCCAAAGGTTTGGACGAAATACTTACCTCTCATTTTCGCTACTCAGAAACCTTTTTGAGCTACAAGATCATCTTTCATATAGTAGATCCTTTAACCAGCGGCCAAGTATATGAGGACGAACTCATAGAGGTTATAAATATCCCTTTGAAACACAGGGTTTCCTGCTGTGGCTACCTATTCCGCGAAAAACCCAAAAAACATAAGCTAAAAGTAGAAGCTTTGCCAGGTGGTTTGCCCTACGAAAAGTTTATTTCACTCAAGCTAGGAGAAGATATAGAGCATAACGGTCGGTTTTATGCCAACGAAGAGCTTACCTACGGACCGCGTAAAAGTTGCTCTTATGCGTACTGTTCCGATACTATTTACCTTGAGCGTATTATACCCATTATCGAAGGGGTCGATTTGCTCTACCATGAGTCTACTTTTACAGAAGAGTTTTCGGAAAGGGCAACTTATACTGGGCATAGCACCGCAAAACAAGCCGCTACTATAGCCGATAAAGCAAATGTAGGGCAGTTATTGTTGGGGCATTTTTCCACTCGTTTCAAAGACCTGACCCCATTGCTTGTAGAAGCACAGGAAGTATTTGACAACTCACATTTGGCTATAGAGGGCAAAATATTTGAGGTTTTGGCAGAATAGGGGAATGTACTT
It encodes:
- a CDS encoding CoA-binding protein; this translates as MILGATPNPARYAYTAAEMLTQKGHKIVPVGIKKGEVFGEKISTDQEQKHEDIDTITLYVGPQNQAGWYDFILKQKPKRLIFNPGTENPELMEMAKKAGVSIEIACTLVMLSVGVY
- a CDS encoding ribonuclease Z gives rise to the protein MPFELRILGSCSATPAWGRHLSSQILEAGNQLFLIDCGEGTQFQLLNYKVKLRRIAHVFISHLHGDHYLGLTGLLSTMSLQGRKDDLHIHAPKGLDEILTSHFRYSETFLSYKIIFHIVDPLTSGQVYEDELIEVINIPLKHRVSCCGYLFREKPKKHKLKVEALPGGLPYEKFISLKLGEDIEHNGRFYANEELTYGPRKSCSYAYCSDTIYLERIIPIIEGVDLLYHESTFTEEFSERATYTGHSTAKQAATIADKANVGQLLLGHFSTRFKDLTPLLVEAQEVFDNSHLAIEGKIFEVLAE
- a CDS encoding septum formation initiator family protein; translation: MNKEFIKNILTKSRNLYLLTGLAFVVWMLFFDSNNILNQYELNQKFEDLQKQENFYKREITEIKKNMKELNSDPEQLEKFAREKYLFKRRGEDVYLVDESAE
- a CDS encoding phosphoribosylaminoimidazolesuccinocarboxamide synthase, coding for MSIADTKFDFPNSTGFYKGKVRDVYYFDDKIAMITSDRISAFDVILPRPIPYKGQVLNQIAAMFLKLTEDIIPNWVETVPHPSVTIGKRCEPFKVEMVIRGYLAGHAWREYRDGKRMLCGVPLPEGLKENDKLPQPIITPATKAEEGHDEDISREEIIKQGIVSEEDYKVLEDATYKVFARGTEKAAEMGLILVDTKYEFGKYDGQIYLIDEIHTPDSSRYFYAEGYEERQKNDEPQKQLSKEFIRRWLIENGFQGKEGQVLPEMTDEIVAMVSERYMELFKSITGQEFQKAENNSSEAIKASIEGVFGA
- a CDS encoding tetratricopeptide repeat protein, with product MINRILFILLAVSFFSCEKNQYEKGNEFFAANDYENAISSYSSYLSTHPKHIKSLYNRGRAYEETDKLELAVEDYKMASDIEPRDMTFVFSLGIVHFKLEQYSQVVLDMNRVLKIHPNNADAHSLKGRAQIKQGLVKDALKSYDLALTHDKNHEKTYLYRGMLKILTKQSGGCADLKKALSLGEENAQEYIDKHCK
- a CDS encoding STAS domain-containing protein, whose amino-acid sequence is MKYSIEKSEKYTKFILDEEKLDTLKAPRLKSELVTLYQAGTTNMILSLANVKYVDSSGLSAILVANRMSNEVGGFLVLVGVSDHVMKLVKISKLDNVLNILPTEEEAVDAIFLNEIQKDLENEDED